The Leptospira paudalimensis region GACGCAAAAGCAGAGAACAAAGCGAAGCCAAAGAAGAAAATTAAGGCTGTACGCTTGGGCTTTGCCAAGAAGGATGGTAAATCCGTACGAGTGACTCGACCTGAAGGGAAAGAAGTATAGATATGGTACCTAGGCTTAAATCAAAATACGAAAAGGAAATTCGTCCTACACTCCAAAAGTCACTCGGCTTTCAAAGTGTGATGCGAGTTCCTAAATTAGAGAAAATCGTAATCAACGTAGGGATGGGTGAAGCTCACACAAACCCTAAGGCAATGGAAGCATGTCTTGTGGAAATTGGCCAAATCACTGGACAAAGACCTGTGAAAACTTTCGCTAAAAAATCCATCGCGGGTTTCAAAGTGAGAGAAGGAATGGTTCTCGGTTGCAAAGTGACTCTACGTGGACATCATATGTATGAGTTCCTTGATCGTTTCATCAACGTAGCCCTTCCAAGGG contains the following coding sequences:
- the rplE gene encoding 50S ribosomal protein L5; translated protein: MVPRLKSKYEKEIRPTLQKSLGFQSVMRVPKLEKIVINVGMGEAHTNPKAMEACLVEIGQITGQRPVKTFAKKSIAGFKVREGMVLGCKVTLRGHHMYEFLDRFINVALPRVRDFRGVSPKGFDGRGNYNLSVREQIIFPEIQFDKINTIYGINITFVTNTEVDKEAFELFQAFGMPYRAAGK